From Vigna unguiculata cultivar IT97K-499-35 chromosome 5, ASM411807v1, whole genome shotgun sequence, the proteins below share one genomic window:
- the LOC114183112 gene encoding cysteine-rich receptor-like protein kinase 10 isoform X1, with the protein MIIKVGSYFPLLRTIKNYEQQKSTHRMTGCWKMNRSMTWNPFMLIFLFLSITFFHFATADLVFLHRSCSHERSSDNSPYQTKLKTLLSSLSSNATPNANGFYNNTILGTNSSDTVYGLFMCRGDVLFDECRDCVANATHTLSSDTNCSLSKSGVIWYDECMVRFSNNSFFSTVDTYPRYYRWNQANISSNPLSFNYLLANTMRETAHEAANSSNRYSTKKESLSEFNTLYCLTQCTQDLSPQQCSDCLESAISDIPSCCDGKQGGRVVYPSCNIRYELYPFYRATDEGPKGLVPETKYAQRDSEYSENPAYISHNCSNNKAGIAFQSNLRTLLSAFSSKATSRYGFQTQEGTAYGLFRCRIDIPARLCQQCIQNATDRITSECGLASAEAVIWYNHCWLRYSARNFFSSYETSPRFGNLNISNSSPIQSSVASELSNQLAKVANMTGNTDNKFLTDESLRLNDEQRVYILGQCSTDLSTDGCSGCLNDVIGTAIPWSSLGSVGGRVLYPSCILRFELFQFYNLTPPPPPSPPGWQMHSKTIILIITSSIVVSGVFFTLCYYLIRRKPRKNSRTILQENFGQESSTIESLQFNLPTIETATNNFSYENKIGKGGFGEVYKGILYDGRSIAVKRLSRNSKQGIEEFKNEVLLIAKLQHRNLVAFIGFYLDEQEKILIYEYVPNKSLDYFLFDTKQEKVLSWSERHNIIGGIARGILYLHEHSRLKVIHRDLKPSNVLLDENMNPNISDFGLARIVEIDQEEESTNRIIGTYGYMSPEYALFGQFSEKSDVYSFGVMILEIITGKKNIGSYESHRVADGLLNFVWRNWRDEATLNILDPKLKENYSNVEVMRCIQIGLLCVQENSDSRPTMVTIASYLSSHTIELPSPQEPTFFLNHIMNPIVAHESSSGQDINSIPSSINDISISEFYPR; encoded by the exons ATGATTATTAAGGTTGGATCTTATTTTCCATTACTACGCACAATAAAAAACTATGAACAACAAAAATCTACCCACCGTATGACAGGGTGTTGGAAGATGAACAGAAGCATGACCTGGAATCCCTTCATgctcatctttctttttctttctattacCTTCTTCCATTTCGCAACTGCTGATCTTGTTTTTCTTCACCGATCTTGTAGTCACGAAAGAAGCAGTGACAACAGCCCCTATCAGACCAAGCTCAAGACCCTCCTCTCTTCCTTATCTTCCAATGCCACACCCAACGCCAACGGATTCTACAACAACACAATCCTCGGCACAAACTCCTCCGACACAGTTTATGGTCTTTTCATGTGCAGAGGTGATGTTCTTTTTGACGAGTGCAGAGATTGCGTTGCAAACGCAACCCACACTCTGTCTTCAGACACAAACTGTTCCTTGTCCAAATCGGGTGTGATTTGGTACGATGAGTGCATGGTTCGGTTTTCCAACAACTCTTTCTTCTCCACTGTGGACACATATCCCAGATATTACAGATGGAACCAGGCCAATATCTCCTCCAACCCATTAAGCTTCAACTATTTGTTAGCCAACACCATGAGAGAAACTGCTCATGAAGCAGCCAATTCAAGTAACAGGTATTCCACAAAGAAAGAAAGCTTATCGGAATTTAATACTCTTTACTGTCTAACTCAGTGCACACAAGACCTTTCACCCCAACAATGCTCAGACTGTCTTGAATCGGCAATATCAGATATTCCATCTTGCTGCGATGGAAAGCAAGGAGGAAGAGTTGTGTATCCCAGTTGTAACATCAGGTATGAATTGTACCCTTTCTACCGTGCCACCGATGAGGGACCAAAAGGACTCGTCCCAGAAACAAAATATGCACAGAGAGATTCTGAATATTCAGAAAATCCTGCTTATATTTCTCACAATTGCTCAAACAACAAAGCTGGCATTGCTTTCCAATCAAACCTCAGAACCCTCCTCTCTGCTTTCTCTTCCAAGGCCACCTCTAGATATGGATTCCAGACGCAAGAGGGAACAGCGTACGGCCTCTTCAGGTGCCGTATCGACATTCCTGCTCGCCTCTGTCAACAATGCATCCAAAACGCAACCGACAGAATAACCTCGGAGTGTGGTTTGGCTTCTGCGGAGGCTGTAATATGGTACAATCACTGCTGGCTTCGCTATTCCGCAAGAAATTTCTTCTCCAGCTACGAAACAAGTCCGAGATTTGGGAATCTTAATATCAGCAACAGCAGTCCGATACAGTCCTCTGTTGCTTCTGAGTTATCGAACCAGTTAGCTAAGGTGGCCAACATGACAGGGAACACTGATAACAAATTCCTAACAGATGAATCTCTGAGATTGAACGATGAGCAAAGAGTGTATATTCTTGGTCAGTGCTCAACGGATCTATCAACCGATGGTTGCAGTGGGTGCCTCAATGATGTGATTGGAACGGCAATTCCATGGAGCAGTTTGGGAAGCGTGGGTGGACGAGTTCTGTATCCTAGCTGTATTCTTCGCTTTGAATTGTTCCAGTTCTACAATCTCACACCTCCTCCTCCACCATCCCCACCAggtt GGCAAATGCACTCAAAAACGATTATCTTGATTATTACTTCCAGCATAGTTGTATCAGGGGTATTTTTCACCCTTTGTTACTATTTGATACGAAGGAAACCCAGAAAAAATAGTAGAACTATTCTTCAAGAAAATT ttGGACAAGAAAGTTCCACTATAGAGTCATTGCAATTCAATCTGCCAACAATTGAAACAGCAACAAATAATTTCTCGTACGAGAACAAAATTGGCAAAGGTGGATTTGGTGAAGTTTACAAG ggCATTCTTTATGATGGACGATCAATTGCTGTAAAAAGACTTTCAAGAAATTCTAAGCAAGGCATAGAAGAGTTCAAAAATGAAGTTCTATTAATAGCCAAACTTCAACATAGGAATCTAGTAGCATTCATAGGATTTTATCTCGATGAACAAGAAAAAATACTTATCTATGAATATGTGCCAAACAAGAGTCTCGACtactttttatttg ATACTAAACAAGAAAAAGTTTTGAGCTGGAGTGAGCGTCACAATATCATAGGTGGAATTGCTCGAGGAATTCTATATTTACACGAACATTCACGACTTAAAGTTATACATCGTGATCTTAAACCTAGTAATGTACTACTAGATGAAAATATGAACCCTAACATTTCAGATTTTGGACTTGCTAGAATTGTTGAAATAGATCAAGAGGAGGAAAGTACCAATAGAATTATTGGAACATA TGGGTATATGTCTCCAGAGTATGCTCTCTTTGGACAATTTTCTGAGAAATCTGATGTTTACAGTTTTGGTGTTATGATTCTCGAGATTATTACTGGAAAAAAGAATATAGGTTCATATGAATCACATCGTGTTGCTGATGGTCTTCTAAATTTT GTTTGGAGAAATTGGAGGGATGAAGCAACACTGAACATATTGGacccaaaattaaaagaaaattattctaATGTTGAAGTCATGAGATGCATTCAAATTGGTCTATTATGTGTTCAAGAAAACTCGGACTCGAGACCTACAATGGTAACAATTGCTTCATATCTTAGTAGTCACACTATTGAGTTGCCTTCCCCACAAGAACCAACATTTTTCTTGAACCATATAATGAATCCAATTGTTGCACATGAGTCAAGTTCAGGCCAAGATATCAACTCCATACCATCCTCTATCAATGACATATCTATAAGTGAATTTTATCCTCGATAA
- the LOC114183112 gene encoding cysteine-rich receptor-like protein kinase 7 isoform X2, with amino-acid sequence MIIKVGSYFPLLRTIKNYEQQKSTHRMTGCWKMNRSMTWNPFMLIFLFLSITFFHFATADLVFLHRSCSHERSSDNSPYQTKLKTLLSSLSSNATPNANGFYNNTILGTNSSDTVYGLFMCRGDVLFDECRDCVANATHTLSSDTNCSLSKSGVIWYDECMVRFSNNSFFSTVDTYPRYYRWNQANISSNPLSFNYLLANTMRETAHEAANSSNRYSTKKESLSEFNTLYCLTQCTQDLSPQQCSDCLESAISDIPSCCDGKQGGRVVYPSCNIRYELYPFYRATDEGPKGLVPETKYAQRDSEYSENPAYISHNCSNNKAGIAFQSNLRTLLSAFSSKATSRYGFQTQEGTAYGLFRCRIDIPARLCQQCIQNATDRITSECGLASAEAVIWYNHCWLRYSARNFFSSYETSPRFGNLNISNSSPIQSSVASELSNQLAKVANMTGNTDNKFLTDESLRLNDEQRVYILGQCSTDLSTDGCSGCLNDVIGTAIPWSSLGSVGGRVLYPSCILRFELFQFYNLTPPPPPSPPGQMHSKTIILIITSSIVVSGVFFTLCYYLIRRKPRKNSRTILQENFGQESSTIESLQFNLPTIETATNNFSYENKIGKGGFGEVYKGILYDGRSIAVKRLSRNSKQGIEEFKNEVLLIAKLQHRNLVAFIGFYLDEQEKILIYEYVPNKSLDYFLFDTKQEKVLSWSERHNIIGGIARGILYLHEHSRLKVIHRDLKPSNVLLDENMNPNISDFGLARIVEIDQEEESTNRIIGTYGYMSPEYALFGQFSEKSDVYSFGVMILEIITGKKNIGSYESHRVADGLLNFVWRNWRDEATLNILDPKLKENYSNVEVMRCIQIGLLCVQENSDSRPTMVTIASYLSSHTIELPSPQEPTFFLNHIMNPIVAHESSSGQDINSIPSSINDISISEFYPR; translated from the exons ATGATTATTAAGGTTGGATCTTATTTTCCATTACTACGCACAATAAAAAACTATGAACAACAAAAATCTACCCACCGTATGACAGGGTGTTGGAAGATGAACAGAAGCATGACCTGGAATCCCTTCATgctcatctttctttttctttctattacCTTCTTCCATTTCGCAACTGCTGATCTTGTTTTTCTTCACCGATCTTGTAGTCACGAAAGAAGCAGTGACAACAGCCCCTATCAGACCAAGCTCAAGACCCTCCTCTCTTCCTTATCTTCCAATGCCACACCCAACGCCAACGGATTCTACAACAACACAATCCTCGGCACAAACTCCTCCGACACAGTTTATGGTCTTTTCATGTGCAGAGGTGATGTTCTTTTTGACGAGTGCAGAGATTGCGTTGCAAACGCAACCCACACTCTGTCTTCAGACACAAACTGTTCCTTGTCCAAATCGGGTGTGATTTGGTACGATGAGTGCATGGTTCGGTTTTCCAACAACTCTTTCTTCTCCACTGTGGACACATATCCCAGATATTACAGATGGAACCAGGCCAATATCTCCTCCAACCCATTAAGCTTCAACTATTTGTTAGCCAACACCATGAGAGAAACTGCTCATGAAGCAGCCAATTCAAGTAACAGGTATTCCACAAAGAAAGAAAGCTTATCGGAATTTAATACTCTTTACTGTCTAACTCAGTGCACACAAGACCTTTCACCCCAACAATGCTCAGACTGTCTTGAATCGGCAATATCAGATATTCCATCTTGCTGCGATGGAAAGCAAGGAGGAAGAGTTGTGTATCCCAGTTGTAACATCAGGTATGAATTGTACCCTTTCTACCGTGCCACCGATGAGGGACCAAAAGGACTCGTCCCAGAAACAAAATATGCACAGAGAGATTCTGAATATTCAGAAAATCCTGCTTATATTTCTCACAATTGCTCAAACAACAAAGCTGGCATTGCTTTCCAATCAAACCTCAGAACCCTCCTCTCTGCTTTCTCTTCCAAGGCCACCTCTAGATATGGATTCCAGACGCAAGAGGGAACAGCGTACGGCCTCTTCAGGTGCCGTATCGACATTCCTGCTCGCCTCTGTCAACAATGCATCCAAAACGCAACCGACAGAATAACCTCGGAGTGTGGTTTGGCTTCTGCGGAGGCTGTAATATGGTACAATCACTGCTGGCTTCGCTATTCCGCAAGAAATTTCTTCTCCAGCTACGAAACAAGTCCGAGATTTGGGAATCTTAATATCAGCAACAGCAGTCCGATACAGTCCTCTGTTGCTTCTGAGTTATCGAACCAGTTAGCTAAGGTGGCCAACATGACAGGGAACACTGATAACAAATTCCTAACAGATGAATCTCTGAGATTGAACGATGAGCAAAGAGTGTATATTCTTGGTCAGTGCTCAACGGATCTATCAACCGATGGTTGCAGTGGGTGCCTCAATGATGTGATTGGAACGGCAATTCCATGGAGCAGTTTGGGAAGCGTGGGTGGACGAGTTCTGTATCCTAGCTGTATTCTTCGCTTTGAATTGTTCCAGTTCTACAATCTCACACCTCCTCCTCCACCATCCCCACCAg GGCAAATGCACTCAAAAACGATTATCTTGATTATTACTTCCAGCATAGTTGTATCAGGGGTATTTTTCACCCTTTGTTACTATTTGATACGAAGGAAACCCAGAAAAAATAGTAGAACTATTCTTCAAGAAAATT ttGGACAAGAAAGTTCCACTATAGAGTCATTGCAATTCAATCTGCCAACAATTGAAACAGCAACAAATAATTTCTCGTACGAGAACAAAATTGGCAAAGGTGGATTTGGTGAAGTTTACAAG ggCATTCTTTATGATGGACGATCAATTGCTGTAAAAAGACTTTCAAGAAATTCTAAGCAAGGCATAGAAGAGTTCAAAAATGAAGTTCTATTAATAGCCAAACTTCAACATAGGAATCTAGTAGCATTCATAGGATTTTATCTCGATGAACAAGAAAAAATACTTATCTATGAATATGTGCCAAACAAGAGTCTCGACtactttttatttg ATACTAAACAAGAAAAAGTTTTGAGCTGGAGTGAGCGTCACAATATCATAGGTGGAATTGCTCGAGGAATTCTATATTTACACGAACATTCACGACTTAAAGTTATACATCGTGATCTTAAACCTAGTAATGTACTACTAGATGAAAATATGAACCCTAACATTTCAGATTTTGGACTTGCTAGAATTGTTGAAATAGATCAAGAGGAGGAAAGTACCAATAGAATTATTGGAACATA TGGGTATATGTCTCCAGAGTATGCTCTCTTTGGACAATTTTCTGAGAAATCTGATGTTTACAGTTTTGGTGTTATGATTCTCGAGATTATTACTGGAAAAAAGAATATAGGTTCATATGAATCACATCGTGTTGCTGATGGTCTTCTAAATTTT GTTTGGAGAAATTGGAGGGATGAAGCAACACTGAACATATTGGacccaaaattaaaagaaaattattctaATGTTGAAGTCATGAGATGCATTCAAATTGGTCTATTATGTGTTCAAGAAAACTCGGACTCGAGACCTACAATGGTAACAATTGCTTCATATCTTAGTAGTCACACTATTGAGTTGCCTTCCCCACAAGAACCAACATTTTTCTTGAACCATATAATGAATCCAATTGTTGCACATGAGTCAAGTTCAGGCCAAGATATCAACTCCATACCATCCTCTATCAATGACATATCTATAAGTGAATTTTATCCTCGATAA